The genomic DNA TAGGTCAGCCAGATGAACACGAGGGTGGTGCCCGCCATGACCCAGGACCAAGTGCGCCAGGTGGAGGGCCTGCCCATGAAGCTGCGCGTGCCCATGTAGTAGGTCACGGTGCCCAGCACCAGCAGCTGGTTGGCCAGCACCAGACTCAGCCAGTCCGGGATGAAGCCGCGCGCGCTGAAAAGCACCGTGGACGCCAGCCACAGCAGCGGCGCCAGCGCCCAGGCGCCCACCCCCTGGATCGACGGCGGGTAGTAGCGCCTCATGAAAAGCAGGACGATGGCCATGACGGCGGACATGAAGCCCGCCATGGCGATCATGGAGCGCGGGTCGAGGTTCGTCATCCAGCGTGAATGGGAAGAGGGCGCGCTACGTAAGAAATTGTTTCTGCTGCGATTTCAGTATAGCCATACGAATATGTTTCAGGCGTATGCCATGGGCCCCGCAAACGTTTCCGTGCACCAGAAAAAGGAGCCTAAGCGGCAAGGATGGTGCGCGCAGCGCGGGGGGCGGCACAGGCCGGGCACAAGGATGGTGCAATTTGTACGCAAACTCAATGAAAAATTGTGTACAAAGTTGGCATGGGCCTTGCGTTCATGGGTGCCATGCAAGCTCCCATCCCTGCCCAGCCCCCGGTTGCCATTGAAATCGTCGCGCTCACCAAGCGCTACGCCAGCGGCAAGCCCGCCGTGGACGCCATCAACCTGCGCATCGCCAGCGGCAGCTACTGCTGCCTGCTGGGGCCCTCCGGCTGCGGCAAGAGCACTACGCTGCGCATGATTGCGGGGCACGAGTCGGTGACCAGCGGCGACATCCTGCTGGAGAACCGCAACATCACTGACCTGCCCGCCGCGGCGCGCGGCACGGCCATGATGTTCCAGAGCTTCGCGCTGTTCCCGCACCTCTCGGCGCTGGACAACGTGGCCTTCAGCCTGAAGATGAAGGGCGTGGCCAGGGCCGAGCGGCAGGCCAAGGCGCGTGACCTGCTCGAGCGCGTGGCCATGGGCCACCTGGCCGAGCGCAAGCCGGCCGAGCTCTCGGGCGGGCAGCAGCAGCGCGTGGCACTGGCGCGTGCCCTCATCACCCAGCCGCGTGTCTTGCTGCTGGACGAACCCCTTTCGGCGCTGGACCCCTTCCTGCGCATCCAGATGCGCGCCGAGCTGCGCCGCTGGCAGAAGGAGCTGGGCCTGACATTCATCCACGTGACCCACT from Acidovorax sp. A79 includes the following:
- a CDS encoding ABC transporter ATP-binding protein encodes the protein MGAMQAPIPAQPPVAIEIVALTKRYASGKPAVDAINLRIASGSYCCLLGPSGCGKSTTLRMIAGHESVTSGDILLENRNITDLPAAARGTAMMFQSFALFPHLSALDNVAFSLKMKGVARAERQAKARDLLERVAMGHLAERKPAELSGGQQQRVALARALITQPRVLLLDEPLSALDPFLRIQMRAELRRWQKELGLTFIHVTHSQEEAMALADTMVVMNHGVIEQVGSPHEVYNRPASEFVARFMGGHNVIDTPEGKVGVRTDHLQIAPASAELPWGAQRMQAVVTDVEYQGTYVLLGLQKQGVALSANATAAYSVMVSEAAFAAQPYQVGQAVQLHWTPEQAHPLSKPAAASPAVPSPAVAVAA